The following are from one region of the Streptomyces decoyicus genome:
- a CDS encoding DUF1844 domain-containing protein, with the protein MSDQTPQQPDAPNAANPDFDAMTRDIAEVPAVEVITTVAVHLMSSAAVNLGLAEEGAAHKDLDEARKLIQALAGLVTASATEIGSYHAAPLRDGLKSLQLAFREASVVPDEPGQGPGEKYTGPVYG; encoded by the coding sequence ATGAGCGACCAGACACCGCAGCAGCCCGACGCGCCGAACGCGGCGAACCCCGACTTCGACGCCATGACCCGTGACATCGCCGAGGTGCCGGCGGTCGAGGTGATCACCACGGTCGCGGTGCATCTGATGAGTTCGGCGGCGGTCAACCTCGGTCTCGCCGAGGAGGGCGCGGCGCACAAGGACCTCGACGAGGCGCGCAAGCTCATCCAGGCGCTGGCCGGGCTGGTCACCGCCAGCGCCACCGAGATCGGCTCGTACCACGCGGCCCCGCTGAGGGACGGTCTGAAGTCGCTCCAGCTGGCGTTCCGCGAGGCCTCGGTCGTGCCGGACGAGCCGGGTCAGGGCCCCGGGGAGAAGTACACCGGCCCCGTCTACGGCTGA